ttaatgtaatttaagaaaaaatatgagcgctaaaaatgacatttcaaagaTAACAGAAATTCAGAATGTGATGGGTTACTAAAGTTCCAAAAACACATGACTATCAGATGCCTCACTAGAATATAGTCCTTGATATCCTGAATTAACATTATGTTGTGTTTCAGTGGAGCGATGGGAGGGAGGATTACAAATAAATGCCATGGTCCATTAACAAAGGGTGGCATGATGGCCTATTCTGAAAATCCAGTTCTGAATGAGCTGGAAACACACTGAAAACAATCTGTTAAATACAAAACTCAGCTCCAAGAAAAGCACAGGAGAAGTCCTTTGGTGCACCCCTCAGTAAGCTCTGCGGCATTCGTATGACCCCCACGCCAAGCTCCCATCTTCTTTGGTCCATGAAGAAGGGTCCTGAAGGCTGGAGGTGTCTGTGCCCTCTTCTGGGGACAGGGGCACGGCCTTGTGTGGTAGCTCATTGGACATCGTCATGAAAGGGGTGAAGGGATAGGGGGGTGGTGTCGGGTACCCTGGCACATGGTACAGATCCTCCAGCATGTGCAGTGAGTAGGACTGAGCCCCAGCTAGGGGGGACCCCCAGCTTGAGCTCCTGTGCTGGGTGGTGCTCCCTGACTCCATCTGGGAGAGGCAACCTGTGCTGGGTGGCAGGGTCTGCAGGGTGTCGGCGGGCACGAGGTCTGTCTGGCTGAGACCATCAGGCACTGTTTGCTCCCATGAGTCCctctgaagaaaatggaaaggtcACTGGGGTTAGTTGTTGGGTTGATACTCTGATGTGGACAGATTTCCTCACCAACACTGGCAGCTTCCACGGTGGACTTGGTATCCTCCATCTGCCGTTCCAGCCTCCTTAGCAGGCTGCTGTTCCCTCTGATGTCTGAACACCAGCCCTGAGAGTTTTTAGTTCCTTTCTTACTCTAGCATtagatatatctatctatcatctatcatctatctatcttctattcCCCAGAAAACAACATTAAATGAGTAAAATGAGAGAACAATAGAAGGAACATTTATACAGCATTTTGCCATTTCCAATGTACTATGTCTTGCATTCTTTTCGAGTTGCACAATACAGGGGATCCCAGAATCCCCCTTCCACAGTGGGGACATCTGCTCCAGCTACTCATGAAAGGAGTAGGTCTCTAAACTACCTGATGGGCCTTTGCCCTCCCTGAATCAAGAGGTAGAAACTTCCCTAGGCTTGGAGGGGGAAAGATCTGGGTTCATTTCATGGCTGCACCAGTTATTACCTTCCTGACTCTGAGTACCTCActttgctcatctgcaaaatggggcttTAATAAGCATATCCCAAGTTGTTGCAAGtattaaatgaacaaaggaagTTCCTGGCtggagtaggtgctcaataatgttaattcccacctccctccattcCCTCTTTGGTCTAAATTCCCATCCTTAGAGATTCATTCCTTTGTAGTGGAAGGCTTTACAGTTTGCTGCAACATGGGTTTTAGTGTTCTTCAGATCTTTATGAACTCACCTCTTTGTTAAgactgggggtggtggtggtggggaacaAGATTCTATAGGGTAGAAATACGGTGGGGAGGGGCGGCCTGGGGACCCGGAGGGAAGGACCCCTGATTTTCCTCGTTCAGGTATGTTACATCCTAGTCATGTGGGAGATGAACTTCGGGGCTCTTTCCTTGCGTGTGGAAGGAGCGATGGGGGAACATCTGGCAAGATCAGCAGCGCACTAACAAAATGGGTATAAACGGTGGTCCCGTCCAAGCCCGTGGGTCCTCCAGGGAGGCCCCTCGGAGCGCTTGCTGGGGGAGCAGCCGCAGGCAGGTGAGCGTGGGGTGCGGGGCGGGCCAGCTCCGGCTTCCACCTGGTTGCCCCGCGCAGGTGCGCAGGTGCGCGAGAGCCCAGCCCCCCTGCCTCCCGGCGGTGGGGCGCCTGCATACTCACCAGCACCAAGTGCGAGGGGTCCCCCGGGAAGGGCGGCGGCAGGAGCGGTGGCAGGGCCGAGGCGCCGAGCAGAGAGCCGGcgctggggggcagccctgggggccggGGGTCCGCGTAGGGCTCGGGGAAGTAGGCGTCCAGGAgccccgcggggccgggcgccgCGGGGGACTCGCAGGCGAAGGGCTTGGCCGCCGAGCTGGAGGTGCACACGTCGTTGGCGAGCTGTTTAGGGCTGTGGAAGTCCGAGTCCGAGAGGAAAGATCTCCGGACACCGTAGTAACCTGACGTCACCGGTGAGCCTGTTGCCAAAGGAAAAACACACGTGCGGAAATTTCCCCGTGGGAAGTGCGGGGGTATCTGTTGCAGCTGGGGCTTTCCTCGCGGGAATCTGTCCTAATGCAGGCCGGACACCGAGGCAAACATTTAGATACAGAGAGGTCTCGAAAAGCATTAAAGATTGCTGCATTGCCTCTTTTAACTGGTCCAGCCCAAATAGCTAATAGTTTCCAGTGCACTCTGCCTTTGGAGAGGAGTTCATTCGAGATGCTCTACTCATTCACTTGCTCAGCATGCATGATGCACTTTCTGTGTTCCAGTTACTGCGCTGGGACAAGTTGgggtgaaaagagaaaagaaatcccttGCCGTTTACACTATATCGAGTGAAGTGTCTTTTTCCCTAGCTTCTGAGCTCGGTCCCCATTGACACAGGACTGTTAATAATAGGAGGATCATCTGAGATTCAGTATCTCTAGACACCTTGATGCTGCAATCCCACCCCAAATCAGAGGCAGGCTGTATGCTGCTCCTACTTCTTTGTATACTGACATTTTAGCGGATGTCTTGTACCTGGCAGGCATCAAAACATGGCTCGATTGCTTTTGGGATGACAGTTTCTGGGCAATCAACTCAGaggactatgaaaaaaaaaatgtgtgttctggCTTTGATGAGTCTCATGTTATTTGCTGCCCTCTTGTGTCCGGGCCTGGTCCCTGACTCGGCTCCCCTGGGCCCTCGGAGGGCGTGGGAACAGAATACCTCGAACAGAAAGTTTCCCTTGGtgaacacagaggaagaagctgaagcTAAGAAGAGTCTCAATTATGGCAACGCCAGGGAGATTGTCCCATGAGGGAAGAGAGGTGTTTGCTAAAGATTTTGAGACTCTATAGCTCAGCTGCAGTGGGAAACACTTCATCATTTAGAACATATCCGGGGACATGGACTCGAGCCCTGTAAAATGACTGGTTTAATCATTCCAGCTGCTGGTGGATGATCTAATCAGCTAAGATCTACACCCGGAAGTCACAAAAAGGCTGAAGAGAGGAGGATGCAGGTGCTTGTCGTCCTTACCTTCTCCCAGCCAGAGTGGTCCCCTTGTGGACTCTGTCCCCACCCACTCCGCATACTCATCCACAGGGAGAGGAGACCATTCTCCTTTGTTATCATGACACCATCATGCAATATTCCACTTACTTGGTACTTTGGCCCTTGCCACGTGGTGTGGCACTTTCTATTATGTTCACTACTCCCTCACCTGAGCTACAACCCTCTTTCCAATCCACCTGCCAGCTCCATGGGGACAGAGCTTATGTCTTATACATTTGTTGTGAATCCAGTAGTATAATACCGTGTTCAacaattatatgtaaatttattcattcattcagaggaAATCAAAATTCCCTGTAGAAACTTACAGGAAATTCTATTCACTCTACTTTCATCTTAAATTCTATAGCCCCAAACTTCTAATCTGCTCATGAATTTGAAAGCTGCAGATAGGGGTTTCATCATAAGCATGCttccatagaagaaaaaaatctatgcaaatgaaaattaatatcaataaataaaattctgtttcatGCTGTGAATTTATATCCAAGGGAGTGATTAAGACCGAGAAGAGAATGAAGAATATGTAAACAAGGCTTCCAGGACCTCATGTCTTTGCttcccatttccaaataaaaacaaccaccaagaaaaaaaaatcctgtgctcttgtaagcatatatttttctccttaaaaaggggaggaataaaaaaaaaaaaaaaagggaggaataaTTTGAGATCTTaaaagaagttgcaaaaatgTCTTTCTATAGAAGGAAgcagatgggacacctgggtggctaagtggttgagcatttgcttttggctcaggtcatgatcctggggtgctgggattgagtcctgtattgggctccccacaaggagcctgcttcttcctctacctatgtctctgcctctctctgtgtccctcatggataagtaaataaaatattttttaaaaagggagcaGATGTAACCAGATTCCAGGGATGGTAAACATGATTGGAAAACACAACATGGAGACATTTGGACATGTGAGATCTCCTATTGCTCTTATTACTTTTCTATCCAGCTCTGAAGCATACTAACATTATTGAGAAAGTCTATGGTGCTTCTGAGTGTGGGATCtgaaaggagtgtgtgtgtgtgtgtgtgtatgtgtgtgtgcatgtgcatgcacgtgtATGAGAGTCCCAGCGGTAGTACTAAAAATAAGAATGCCCCTATCCCACCCCTGCAGGAATATTTAATGAGACATATGTATTGAAATGAATGCCAGATGCTTATCTAAGTGCCTGACAGATAGCAAGCACCTGAAAGTAGTTCCTCCATCTGCCCACTGGTCTCTCTCCTGTTTTAAGGCAGGTGCATAATCTATCAGATCCTGGTGCCagaattttagacattttaaagttGTATCAAGGGCCTAATTGCTACTGCTTCTGCTCAGTAAGCTTCTGCTGGACAACAGATGGAAAGGCTGCCTTCAATACAGAATGAGCTCTGGATTCAGGAATGACTGAATTAGGTCTGTCTtcactgattttatattttaaaaatagctggtttgaaaaagtaaaatttcagaaGTGCTGTCATAAAGGAATGGAAGCTCCAATGCCTCTCTGAAACTCAAAAGGGAATTAATTAACAGCTCATTGAGCTCAAGTACTCACCTGGCATCTGAGCAAATGGAGACTGGGAGTTGCTGACACTGCTCTGGAAGgcaaaagagagagcaagtgtttTCTTTAGTTGCaagtttgaattaaaaaaacaaaagatcgGGGATACATTTTACAAGCTTTTTTTCCTGATACTAAGAAACATTATTTGGGGGTTAAACTGGGAGAGCAACCCCAATTAAGAATTCGattattgggggcacctgggtggctgagttggttgagcatccagctcttgatttccacttggtcatgatctcaggcacTCAGAGAGTAGAcgggggagtctgcctgagattctttccctctccctctgccccccacctctgctcacacgctctctccctctctctctctctaataaataaatagaggggatgggggatgggatagctgggtgatggacattaaggagggcacatgatgtaatgagcactgggtgttatagaagactgatgaatcactgaactctacctctgaaactaataagctatattttaaaattgaattaaacttaattaatgaatgaatcttaaaaaaattcacgTATGAGAGAACAAAGTTTTACAAGTGACAGAGAGAAACCAAAGTTAGATTCTGGTAAACATGCCAAAAAGCACAGGCTAGATGAAATGGAATAATTTGTCTCTTGTTTTGTACTGTTTCTGTTAATATGAAATATAGGTCAAGTGATTTATATACATGCAGACATACATACCTATGCTTGGCATTTGGCTTCAACATTCAATGGTCACTGTCTGCCTTCATGCAGAATCAAAGCTCCACCAAGGGTAGGGGCCTTCAACCATGGCTTGTGCTCAGTGCCCAGAATGGAATGTGGTTCATAGTAGATGCAAAAATATGTGGAATAAAGACCCAGTCCTCAAAGAACCCAGAGTCACAGTGATCATGGGAAGTTGGGGCATGTTGTCTGTTGAATTATGCTCCCTTAAAAGATAACTGGAAGTCCTAATCCCTAGTACCTGtcaatatgaccttatttggaaataggatctttgaaGATATAACCAGTTAAATTAAGATGATGTCATAGTGAATTTGGGGTGGGCCCTAAATTCAATATGACCAGTGTCCTTCTAAGAGGAGAAAGACACACAGGGACCCAGACCCAGAGGGGTGAAGCCATGTAAAGAGAGGCAGAAATTTGAATGATACAATGTCAGGCTAAGAATCCACAACCACCAGCAGCTAGAAGAGGCAGGGAGATTATGCTCccttagagccttcagagggaggctggccctgctgacaccttgattttggacttctagacTCCAGACTGTGAGGCAATTCATTTTTGTCACTTTaagcctccctccacctgctcctcTCCCCCAGATTTGTGGTGCTTTGCTATTGTggccctaggaaactaacataGTTACTGATGGTGAAACAGACAATGCTGTGTAGTGTGAGGAGTGatgtggcagtggtggtggggagatggAGTGAGGGGCCACCTAAGCTGGTATTAGGGATGGAGTGGGGAACAcatccgggggggggggggcggcgggaagGGTGACGCTAAAGCTGACCTCTGAAGGAAGGGTATCCTGGTGTGCAGAGTCCTAAAATATACAATTGCAAATTTTGGCTCCACAATACACGGGAACAAAGTTATGTAAGAAAAAATAGCTGTGGAAGAGTTAAGAGTCCTCAACATCTAATTCTTTGGATCTGAGCTCCTGTCCCTCACAGCACTATAGACTCATAAATTGGAAGAGATTTTATAGAGAGCCTTTTGCAACCATCCACTTGATGCCAAATTCCTGTCCACATTATTAATGCTGGGTGCAGTTAGCCTTTAGGGCTGCAGAAACCAGCACCCTCTCAGAAAGTCCGTTTCTCCTCTGGGCACTATTGACTGTCACAAAGCAGGCAGAAgggaataaatttctttttttctcatcttttaggTCCACACACACTTCTTCCATGTATGGCCCTTCACATATTAGAAGAGAACCCATCATTTCCCCAACCGTCTTCATCAGTTTGGGCTGCTCTACCAGatgccatagactgggtggcttgagCAAGAAACATGTCTCCCAGGCCTGGAGGCTGAAAGTGTGCCCAAGGGATTGGGTTTTTGTTGGGGGCCCTCCTCCTGGTTTGCACCCATCtggcttctcactgtgtcttcatgtGGTGGGAAGAGAGCTTATCTCTCTCAGGTGTCTCTCCTAtgaaggcactaatcccattcacaagggctccaccctcacaacctaattacctcccaaaggccccatttccaaataccatTACGTTGAGGCTTAGGGCCTTAACATATGAATTCCGAGGGGTCACAGGTATCCAGTTCATAGCACTAAAGTGGCATTCAGTCTTTCCAGGCAGACTAATCCTCCAAccatggggtacctggggggttcagtcggttaagcgtccgactcttgatctcaggatttaATTTCagagctgtgagttcaagccccactttgggctccatgcctCTTAGAAGGATCACAGGTTCTTTGAGTGAAGACTCTGGAACCAGAGTGTAtgtgtttgaatcccagctctgcctcttagtagctgtgtgatcttgggcaccTGAGATTAAATGATATCCTATATGCTTAGGATAGTTCCTGGCATAGAGCAAGTAGGAAGTAAGTGTTAGCTGTTACCACTCAGATGCATCTTCATGCCCCTTCAAATCTATGGCATGTTCCTCTAAATCTGTTCTGATTTCTGTGTCTTGCTGTATAAGAAGTTAACACTTTTAAGTGGCAGAAGGAAACCTGGGGCAGGAAGGGTCAGAGGTGGGTGCAGATTGGGGTGCCCTACATCTTCCATACGAAGGAAAGGAGGCAGTGATGAAACATAAAGCACTTGGGTTTGGGCACATTGCCCCACATTGCCGGGGCTCATCCTCTTCAGAGTTTCCCTCCAAGTTCCAGCCATGTCTGGCTGGGTGTCTCTCCAGAGGCCCGGACCAAAGCCTCCATGCTCTGGCTTCTGCTTGGGCCTCCTCTGTGCACACAGGGTGTGTCTCTTCTCCCACTCGCTCTCCCTGCCTGCTCCCCTTAACTGCTCTGGCCGAGGCTGGACCAGGAGGAAGGCTTCTGTGAGATGCTGGCCCACGTCCCACCTGCTGGACAGAAGCATCAGCACCCTATCCTCCATCAGCATCTGTCAGCCGCTCCCGTCTCAGCTGGAATGGCTCTGCCTCCAGCCTCTTCCTTGAATCATGGATAAAACTCAGTCTACACTGACGTGGTTTCTACAGCTTCCAGCCTCTGCTGTGACGGCTTTCCTCTCGTTCTCTTCTACATACACCAGCAGTCCCTGGAATCTTCTTATATTCCTCCTTCTTCTGCCCGGGCTTCCTTATCACTGCGGGATAGCCAGTTGCATCATTgcaactgttttcattttttttttttttttttggttacccATAACATTTTACCTTGAATATTTAACAAAGACTACAACAATATCTGAAAACTCCCCATGACAAAATCCTTAGAACTTGAACTCTCACTAGCCGTCTCCTACTCTGCATGCGTATgctatcttctttcattttagctTGTTTCATTACATCTTCCCAAATTAACCATCTTCATTGTCATCATTTCATTAATTAAATCTGTAGTAGCTTTACTTATATGTTTACCATTTTCTTGGCTTACtcttcttccagatttttttttttaagattcattttctattttctaaagtAATCCTTCAGAAAACTCCTTTCCTGCTGGAAATGGTGGTAAAatgtttcagttttcatttacccaaaaatatcatttctttttctcttgtactTGAAAGATAATATTGCTAGGTTCACAACTGTAACTTTACAGTTATTCCTCTCTCAGCACTTCAAAGATATTGCCCCACTATCTTTTGGCTTCCATAATTGCCGTTGACCTTGCAGTTATACTTTGGATGATTTTTCTGActgctttcaaaaaaattattatggaaGTAGAGTCAACacacaatgttgtattagtttcagatgttcaATGTGGTGATTTgtcaattctatacattactcaatgctcatgtcttaaatgtagttaccatctgtcactatacagtGTTACTACAATATTATCAACTATGTTTCCTgcactgtacttttcatccctatgacatgtattttttaactcgaagtttgtacctcttaatctccttcacctatttcacccattccacACACCTGCCCGCCCCCACACCCCCGCCTATGGCAATtagcagtttgttctctgtattcaagAGTCTGTTTGTTactcacttagcattataccctccagctccattcatgttgtttcaaatggcaagattttattctcttttatggcttAGTACTttttcactgtatatatatataccacatcttctttatccattcatctatcgaggacacttgggctgctttcataaactggctattgtaaataatgctgccataaacatagtaGCGCATACATGTTTTTGAACTagtttttttgtattctttgggtaaatagtcatggaattactggatcatagggtcggtctacttttaattttttgaggaacctccatactgtcttccacaatgactgcaccagtttgcattcccaccaatggtgcatggcatttcctttttctctagatccttgccagtacttgtttcttgtgtttttgactgTAGCCAATCTgataggtgtgagatgatatctaactgtggttttgatttacatatctctgatgaatgatgttgagcatcttttcacatgtctattggccatctgtgtatcttctttggaaagaaatgcccattcaggtcttctgcccattttataaatctctgctttttaataGACTCTCTTTGTCTTCAAGTTTCTTCAAAGTAAACTCATTTTACCCCTGGAAGAGTTTCAACTGTCCTCTTTTTACATACTGTCTTGTCTGTATCAACCCCAttctctccttctgggattcTGTTTAGATGTATGTTAAACCTTTTACCTTTATCCTCTATACCTCAAACTTCCCTTTATATTCTCTATATCCAtgattctttttctgtattttgctaTAAATTGCTATAGACTTCTTCAGATCTATATCCAGTATACTAGTTCTTTCTTCAGCTATAGTTAATTTGTTGTTTTACTCATACGCTGAATTTGAAAAGttatcaataaatacatattttttcatgtctATAAATTccatctggatttttaaaaaatctgcttggTAATTTTTGATAGTCTCTCATTGAGGGTTTGCTATTTATTAAGTTACTATATATTTAGTATTTGGTAATTCTAATATCTAAAAGTTCTAggaatttaaatttattgtttgttgtttatGCTGACTCTCACTCATAGTGGTTTGCTTCCTTATGCATCTTGGTGATCTTTGGTTGAAGCTTATATCTGGTTAACCTTAATCTGTAAAAATCTGGGGTTCTAATTTGAGAATGCTTTCCTCCagaagatttatgtttatatttctagGGAGCCAGCTCCCTTCCAGGTTCCCCAGGTTAATCCTGAAGTCCCAAGTTCGGTTCCCCAACCTTGGCAACTGCTCAGGGATCAGTTCATGCATAAAGCTGATTTGGACACCTGCTCTCAGGGGAACTTGCCTTTTTGGTGTGATTCCCTTCTCATCATTCAATGACTTAATTTCTGATCAGACCTTTCCCCAGCCTTCCATGCCAACACTTCCTTTCTACAACCCCTCCATCTTGGAGATTTCCCTTACTTCCTGCCAGATCAACAacttattaaaatgtgttttatgcaGGACCCAGTTTTGTTGTGGGTGGGATTTTCCCACCCTCAGACCATCTAGTCTGACCAAAACAGTTGAACAGCTAA
The Vulpes lagopus strain Blue_001 chromosome 10, ASM1834538v1, whole genome shotgun sequence genome window above contains:
- the C10H11orf53 gene encoding uncharacterized protein C11orf53 homolog codes for the protein MESVPGDYSKRVYQGVRVKHTVKDLLAEKRSRQTNNSRFNSSVSNSQSPFAQMPGSPVTSGYYGVRRSFLSDSDFHSPKQLANDVCTSSSAAKPFACESPAAPGPAGLLDAYFPEPYADPRPPGLPPSAGSLLGASALPPLLPPPFPGDPSHLVLRDSWEQTVPDGLSQTDLVPADTLQTLPPSTGCLSQMESGSTTQHRSSSWGSPLAGAQSYSLHMLEDLYHVPGYPTPPPYPFTPFMTMSNELPHKAVPLSPEEGTDTSSLQDPSSWTKEDGSLAWGSYECRRAY